A single Anopheles arabiensis isolate DONGOLA chromosome 2, AaraD3, whole genome shotgun sequence DNA region contains:
- the LOC120908771 gene encoding cytochrome b-c1 complex subunit 6, mitochondrial, whose product MAARKWFSSFFPTVKAQEEEDIVDPQTVLREKCAQHGSAPQLWEKYQACNERVGSRSQTAETCVEELFDYLHELDHCVTKTLFSKLK is encoded by the exons ATGGCTGCCAGGAAGTGGTTCTCGTCCTTTTTCCCCACGGTGAAGGCCCAGGAGGAGGAAGATATCGTTGATCCACAGACGGTGCTGCGG GAAAAGTGTGCCCAGCATGGAAGCGCACCACAGCTGTGGGAAAAGTACCAGGCATGTAACGAACGTGTTGGCAGCCGTTCCCAGACGGCCGAAACCTGCGTCGAGGAGCTGTTCGATTACCTGCACGAGTTGGATCACTGCGTTACAAAGACCCTGTTTTCGAAGCTGAAGTAA